CAAGAAATGATTATACATACAATGGAAGAACAACAACAATCTTCTCGAGAGTCAAAGGAAAGAAAAGCAGATCAAGACAAGCAACAACAACCTTCAAAAGAGTCTAGTGAGGTAAATGAGGCACTTCAGACAATGGCATTTGTTGAAGTAGAAAATAAAGACTATAAGCTACCACCACTTGATTTGTTAAAAGCACCAAAACAAAATTCACAGCATGCAGATAAGAAAAATATTTATGAAAACGCAAGGAAACTTGAAAAAACGTTTCAAAGTTTTGGTGTAAAAGCTAAAGTAACACAAGTACATTTAGGTCCTGCTGTTACAAAATACGAAGTTTATCCTGATGTCGGAGTAAAGGTTAGCAAAATTGTCAACTTAAGTGACGATCTTGCGCTAGCATTAGCAGCAAAAGATATTAGGATAGAAGCACCTATTCCGGGAAAATCAGCAGTTGGAATAGAAGTACCTAATTCAGAAATAGCAATGGTTTCATTAAGAGAAGTATTAGAATCAAAAGCAAATGATAGACCAGATGCTAAATTATTAATAGGGCTAGGAAGAGATATTTCAGGTGATGCGGTTTTAGCTGAACTAAACAAAATGCCCCATCTCTTAGTTGCAGGTGCTACCGGAAGCGGAAAGAGTGTTTGCATTAACGGTATCATTACTAGTATTTTAATGAGAGCAAAACCACATGAAGTCAAGTTGATGATGATTGATCCAAAAATGGTTGAGTTAAATGTATATAATGGGGTACCACATTTGCTTGCACCGGTAGTAACAGATCCTAAAAAAGCTTCACAAGCATTGAAAAAAGTTGTTAATGAAATGGAAAGAAGATATGAGCTCTTCTCCCATACAGGTACAAGAAACATAGAAGGTTATAATGAAGTTATAAAAAGAAATAACCGAGAGGAGGAAGCGAAGCAACCGGAACTCCCATACATTGTTGTTATAGTTGATGAGCTTGCAGATTTAATGATGGTTGCTTCTTCTGATGTAGAGGATTCTATTACGAGACTTTCTCAAATGGCACGTGCAGCCGGAATACATTTAATCATTGCAACACAACGTCCATCAGTTGATGTTATTACTGGTGTTATTAAGGCAAATATACCTTCTCGTATTGCCTTTAGTGTCTCATCTATGACAGATTCAAGAACCATATTAGATATGGGAGGAGCTGAAAAGCTACTTGGAAGAGGGGACATGCTCTTCCTACCTGTTGGTGCCTCTAAACCAGTTCGGGTACAAGGTGCATTTTTATCCGATGAAGAGGTAGAACAAACAGTTAACTTTGTTATTGCTCAACAAAAAGCTCAATATCAGGAAGAAATGATTCCAACTGAGGTTGTAGAAACAACTAGTGAAGTTGATGATGAATTGTTTGATGAAGCTGTACAACTTGTTGTTGACATGCAAACAGCCTCTGTATCTATGCTTCAAAGACGATTTCGTGTTGGATATACAAGGGCTGCAAGATTAATAGATGCGATGGAAGAACGAGGAATAGTCGGACCATATGAAGGAAGCAAACCACGAGAAGTCCTTCTTTCAAAAGAAAAACATGAAGACATTACTTCTTAATATCATGACTAAACAGAGACACCTTTTAATAAGTTGATTTCTGTTTAGTTTTTTTAATTGGTTTTGGTATTTAACTATAATAAATTCGTCGACAAAATGTGACAAAAAGAGTAAGATATAAATGCATTGTATGAAGAGTCATGTTATGGGTATAAGTTCACCCATAGAAACAAACGATAGGAAAGAATTCCTTTCCTTATTCGACAATTTTTACTAGTTTCTATTTATTTATAGTATAAAACATGATATAGTAATTTCGGTTAGACTATGGTGTATAACATCTGATGTCTGATCTCTTGTATATAGTGGGTATAACTGGGGGCGCGTTTCAATGACCATAAAATCTGATAATCGGCATTTGTATTTACAAGTGATTGATAAGATCAAAGAAGATATAGAAAATGGTACATATCGAGAAAGAGAAAAATTACCTTCTGAATTCGAATTATCGAAAAGTCTAGGTGTAAGTAGAGCGACTTTACGTGAAGCATTACGAACACTAGAAGAAGAAAACGTTATCATTAGAAGACATGGTGTAGGTACCTTTGTTAATTCTAAACCTAGATTCACCTCAGGTATTGAGCAATTAAATAGTGTCACAGCTATGATTGAACAAGCTGGTTTAAAGCCTGGTACTGTTTTTTTATCTTCCTCAATTACTGGTGCAACAGAAGATGATGTTAAAAGATTTAAATGTGAAAAATCAGAAGAGATATTTTTACTTGAACGAGTAAGAACCGCAAACGGAGAGCCTGTTGTATATTGTTTAGATAAAATCCCAACTAAAATATTGCCAGACACATTTGATCATGAACAAGAATCTTTGTTTAAATTACTTGAAGATAAAGCAAATATTTACATAAGTTATGCAGTTACACATATTGAACCAATCGGTTATCATGAAAAAATTTCTCCAATATTAGAATGTGATCCCGAAACATCATTATTGCTTTTAAAACAAATGCATTTTAATGATCAAGATCAACCCGTACTATACTCATTAAACTATTTTAGAGCGGACCATTTTAGTTTTCATGTAGTAAGGAAACGTTTATAGGTAAAGAATAAATAGTGATACATACTTTTTCGATAATAAAGTATGTAAGGAAATCTCCGCTATATCGTGCTTAACTCCTAAAGGTTGTTTAAAATGTATGAGAGTACATAGCTCTTTACTTTAAGGAGGTGGTTGGCCAAGATAGGCTATACGTTTAGGTTATGTTGTTATTTTAAAATATTTTTTAGGGGGCTTTAATGATGAAGAAAAGAAATGGATTAGCATTATCACTTTTTCTTGCTGCAGGAACACTGTTAGCAGGATGCGGTGGTGCTGACAAAAATGAAGGCGCTGGCGGTGAAGGCGGCGGAGAAGCAAAAGAAGATAATTTTTCTGTTGCAATGGTAACTGATATTGGTGGTGTAGATGATAAATCATTTAACCAATCTGCTTGGGAAGGTCTTCAAGCATATGGAGAAGAAAATGGATTAGAAAAAGGAACTGACGGTTTTGATTACCTTCAATCCAAAAGTGATGCAGATTATGCAACAAACTTAAATACATTAGCTCGTAAGAATTTTGATTTAATTTATGGTATTGGTTACTTATTACAACCAGCTGTTGATGAAATTGCTCAACAACAAAAAGATACACACTTTGCAATTGTTGATAGTGTTGTAGAACAATCTAATGTTGCAAGCATTACATTCAAAGAACATCAAGGATCATTCCTAGTAGGTGTTGTTGCTGGTTTAACAACGAAAACAAACAAAATTGGTTTCGTTGGTGGTGTTGAGGGTGATCTTATCAAGAAGTTTGAAGTTGGATTTATTGAAGGTGTTAAAGCTGTAAACCCTGATGCAACTGTTGAAGTTCAATATGCTGGTTCTTTCGGGGATGCTGCAAAAGGTAAGCAAATTGCATCAAGTATGTATGGTTTAGGCGCTGATATTATTTACCATGCTGCTGGTGGTACAGGTAATGGTGTATTTTCTGAAGCAATTGACTTAAAAGTAGAAGATCCAAACCGTGAACTATGGGTTATTGGAGTAGATAAAGATCAACACGAAGAAGGTAACGGTACAACAAAAGATGGTGAAGAATTCAATATTACTCTTACATCTATGGTTAAACGTGTAGACGTTGCTGTGAAGGACCTTGCTGAAAAAGCAAAAGCTGGTGAGTTCCCTGGTGGTCAAGTAATTGAGTATGGTATTGAAGAAGAAGCAATTGGTATTGCTCCAAGCGATGAGCATTTATCTGATGAGGTAAAAGCAAAAGTAGAAGAATATGAGCAAAAAATTGTTAATGGTGAAATCGAAGTACCAACAAAATAATGAATAGGGGTAGGGCTGACTTAGATAATCTTTAGACTCCTCCAACAATAATAATTTGTGGGGTGTCTTTACAGATAAAAGTCAGCCCTTATTCCTGAAAATCATTAAATGCAAATATTCTAATAATTTATTAAATTTATTTTTGTACGATGATTGATGACTTCAAATACATAAAAGCAACTATAGAGGGTTATAGTTAGTTAATTAAATTATGTCATCAAGATAATGAAAGATTTAGTAGATTTGCATTTGGTGATTTTCATACCAGCTAGTTTTTAGCAAAATGAAACGTGAAAACCATAAGTTGTTCAGGAAAAAGGAGTGAGCAAGTTGGAATATGTAATTGAAATGCTAAATATTCGTAAGGAATTTCCTGGCATAGTAGCAAATAATAATATTACATTACAAGTGAAAAAAGGCGAAATTCATGCCTTATTAGGTGAAAATGGTGCAGGAAAATCAACTTTAATGAATGTTCTTTTTGGCTTATATCAACCTGAAAAAGGGGAGATAAAAGTAAAAGGGAAAAAAGTAGATATTACCAATCCTAATATAGCGAACGATTTAGGGATCGGCATGGTCCACCAGCATTTTATGTTGGTCAATACTTTTTCTATTACAGAAAACATTATATTAGGAAATGAGCCGAAAAAAGGAACGACAATCAATATAAAAGATGCTGAGAAGCAGGTTAAAGAGATATCTGAAAAATACGGTTTAGCAGTAGATCCGTCGGCAAAAATA
This genomic stretch from Metabacillus sp. B2-18 harbors:
- a CDS encoding FtsK/SpoIIIE family DNA translocase, which produces MAKRKRRQKQSKDDWKKTLKFELAGLIILAIALITISKLGFVGTTFVHLFRFFSGEWYMLFLIGIVLFSLYLIWKRQIPTLFSRQMIGIYCVTASLLLLSHVTLFKMLSHNGTFASPSVISNTLELFWMEVNGEASTVDLGGGIIGAILFAASYYLFAEAGSRIIAIVLIVIGVLLITGKSLQATLAKILLPIGGFIKNQTIGFLEDMKNLPKALKQQKKQKPKKNKKEKKDSDDEIMDEEEDVLQPIISSFSDTESGQQEMIIHTMEEQQQSSRESKERKADQDKQQQPSKESSEVNEALQTMAFVEVENKDYKLPPLDLLKAPKQNSQHADKKNIYENARKLEKTFQSFGVKAKVTQVHLGPAVTKYEVYPDVGVKVSKIVNLSDDLALALAAKDIRIEAPIPGKSAVGIEVPNSEIAMVSLREVLESKANDRPDAKLLIGLGRDISGDAVLAELNKMPHLLVAGATGSGKSVCINGIITSILMRAKPHEVKLMMIDPKMVELNVYNGVPHLLAPVVTDPKKASQALKKVVNEMERRYELFSHTGTRNIEGYNEVIKRNNREEEAKQPELPYIVVIVDELADLMMVASSDVEDSITRLSQMARAAGIHLIIATQRPSVDVITGVIKANIPSRIAFSVSSMTDSRTILDMGGAEKLLGRGDMLFLPVGASKPVRVQGAFLSDEEVEQTVNFVIAQQKAQYQEEMIPTEVVETTSEVDDELFDEAVQLVVDMQTASVSMLQRRFRVGYTRAARLIDAMEERGIVGPYEGSKPREVLLSKEKHEDITS
- a CDS encoding GntR family transcriptional regulator, whose amino-acid sequence is MTIKSDNRHLYLQVIDKIKEDIENGTYREREKLPSEFELSKSLGVSRATLREALRTLEEENVIIRRHGVGTFVNSKPRFTSGIEQLNSVTAMIEQAGLKPGTVFLSSSITGATEDDVKRFKCEKSEEIFLLERVRTANGEPVVYCLDKIPTKILPDTFDHEQESLFKLLEDKANIYISYAVTHIEPIGYHEKISPILECDPETSLLLLKQMHFNDQDQPVLYSLNYFRADHFSFHVVRKRL
- a CDS encoding BMP family lipoprotein, yielding MKKRNGLALSLFLAAGTLLAGCGGADKNEGAGGEGGGEAKEDNFSVAMVTDIGGVDDKSFNQSAWEGLQAYGEENGLEKGTDGFDYLQSKSDADYATNLNTLARKNFDLIYGIGYLLQPAVDEIAQQQKDTHFAIVDSVVEQSNVASITFKEHQGSFLVGVVAGLTTKTNKIGFVGGVEGDLIKKFEVGFIEGVKAVNPDATVEVQYAGSFGDAAKGKQIASSMYGLGADIIYHAAGGTGNGVFSEAIDLKVEDPNRELWVIGVDKDQHEEGNGTTKDGEEFNITLTSMVKRVDVAVKDLAEKAKAGEFPGGQVIEYGIEEEAIGIAPSDEHLSDEVKAKVEEYEQKIVNGEIEVPTK